A stretch of Bacillus pseudomycoides DNA encodes these proteins:
- a CDS encoding DEAD/DEAH box helicase: protein MTLQTFTQYNFQPFLIDAVRELRFSEPTEIQQKIFPVVKKGVSVIGQSQTGSGKTHAYLLPTLNRIDAKREEVQLVITAPTRELAQQIYQEIVKLTKFCAEDQMITARCLIGGTDKQRSIEKLKKQPHVVVGTPGRIKDLVEEQALFVHTASAIIVDEADLMLDMGFIQDVDKIAARMPKNLQMLVFSATIPQKLKPFMKKYMENPEHIHINPKQVAAGNIEHYLVPSRHRNKIELVKNMLLQFKPYLAIVFTNTKKMADEVANGLTERGLKVGRIHGDLSPRDRKKMMKQIRDLEFQYIVATDLAARGIDIEGISHVINYELPSDLDFFVHRVGRTARAGYSGIAVTIYDPANEEALNSLEQQRNITFKHVDLRGDEWADLGERHRRKNRKKPNNELDIMATKVVKKPKKVKPGYKKKLATEREKVKKKYSNKKR, encoded by the coding sequence ATGACACTACAAACATTTACACAGTATAATTTTCAACCGTTTTTAATAGATGCAGTTCGTGAACTACGCTTTTCGGAGCCGACAGAAATTCAACAGAAAATTTTTCCAGTTGTGAAAAAAGGTGTGAGTGTAATTGGACAGTCCCAAACGGGTTCTGGGAAAACACATGCATACTTACTTCCAACTTTAAACAGAATTGATGCAAAACGCGAAGAAGTACAACTTGTTATTACAGCGCCTACTCGTGAGTTAGCACAACAAATTTATCAAGAGATTGTGAAGTTAACAAAGTTTTGTGCGGAAGATCAAATGATTACAGCACGTTGTTTAATTGGCGGAACGGACAAACAACGCTCTATTGAAAAGCTGAAAAAGCAACCTCATGTCGTTGTTGGAACACCAGGACGTATTAAAGATTTAGTAGAAGAACAAGCACTATTTGTTCATACAGCATCTGCTATTATTGTCGATGAGGCAGATTTAATGCTTGATATGGGATTCATTCAAGACGTAGATAAAATTGCAGCACGCATGCCAAAAAACTTGCAAATGCTGGTTTTCTCTGCAACGATTCCTCAAAAATTAAAGCCGTTTATGAAGAAGTACATGGAGAATCCAGAGCACATTCATATTAATCCGAAACAAGTTGCGGCAGGAAATATTGAGCATTACTTAGTTCCTTCTAGACATCGTAATAAGATTGAATTAGTGAAAAATATGTTACTTCAATTTAAGCCATATTTAGCAATCGTCTTTACAAATACGAAAAAAATGGCAGATGAAGTGGCGAATGGATTAACAGAGCGTGGATTAAAAGTTGGGCGTATCCATGGTGATTTATCTCCGCGTGATCGTAAAAAAATGATGAAACAAATTCGTGATTTAGAATTCCAATATATTGTTGCGACGGATTTAGCGGCGCGTGGTATTGATATCGAGGGGATCAGTCATGTAATTAACTACGAACTTCCTTCTGATTTAGATTTCTTTGTTCACCGCGTTGGAAGAACAGCTCGCGCTGGTTATTCAGGTATTGCAGTGACAATCTATGATCCAGCAAATGAAGAAGCGCTAAATAGTTTAGAACAACAACGTAATATTACTTTTAAACATGTAGACTTACGCGGAGATGAATGGGCGGATTTAGGTGAGCGTCATCGCCGAAAAAACCGTAAGAAACCGAATAATGAACTGGATATTATGGCGACAAAGGTTGTTAAAAAACCGAAAAAGGTCAAGCCGGGTTATAAGAAAAAACTTGCCACTGAACGTGAAAAAGTGAAGAAAAAATATAGCAATAAGAAAAGATAA
- a CDS encoding deoxyribonuclease IV: MLKIGSHVSMSGKKMLLAASEEAVSYGATTFMVYTGAPQNTRRKPIEELNIEAGRKHMELNGIEEIIVHAPYIINVGNTTKPETFQLGVDFLSMEIERTEALGVAKQIVLHPGAHVGAGAEAGIAQIIKGLNEVLTPEQTVNIALETMAGKGTECGRSFEEIAKIIDGVTYNEKLSVCFDTCHTHDAGYDIVNDFDGVLNEFDKIVGIDRLQVLHINDSKNVRGAGKDRHENIGFGHIGYKALHHIVHHPQLKHVPKILETPYVGEDKKDKKPPYKFEIEMLKSGSFDENLLEKIKEQ; this comes from the coding sequence ATGTTAAAGATTGGATCTCATGTTTCTATGAGTGGTAAGAAGATGTTATTAGCAGCGAGTGAAGAGGCTGTTTCATATGGTGCGACAACATTTATGGTTTATACAGGTGCACCGCAAAATACGAGAAGAAAACCAATTGAAGAGTTAAATATAGAAGCTGGACGAAAACATATGGAACTGAATGGTATTGAAGAAATTATTGTCCATGCACCTTATATTATTAATGTTGGGAATACGACAAAACCTGAAACATTTCAACTAGGGGTGGATTTCCTTAGTATGGAAATTGAAAGAACGGAAGCATTAGGGGTAGCGAAACAAATTGTACTTCACCCAGGTGCTCACGTTGGTGCAGGAGCTGAGGCTGGTATTGCCCAGATTATTAAAGGATTAAACGAAGTGTTAACACCAGAACAAACAGTAAATATTGCATTAGAAACAATGGCTGGAAAAGGTACAGAGTGTGGGCGTAGTTTTGAAGAAATTGCAAAAATTATCGACGGTGTTACATATAATGAAAAATTATCTGTATGCTTTGACACATGTCATACACATGATGCAGGCTATGATATTGTGAATGATTTTGATGGAGTATTAAACGAATTTGATAAAATTGTTGGGATTGATCGTTTGCAAGTGTTGCATATTAACGATAGTAAAAATGTGCGCGGAGCTGGAAAAGACCGTCATGAAAATATTGGCTTCGGTCATATTGGTTATAAAGCGTTGCATCACATTGTACATCATCCGCAACTGAAGCATGTACCAAAAATTCTTGAAACGCCGTACGTAGGTGAGGATAAGAAAGATAAAAAACCACCATATAAGTTTGAAATTGAAATGTTAAAGAGTGGTTCATTTGATGAAAATCTTCTTGAGAAGATTAAAGAACAATAA
- a CDS encoding metal ABC transporter ATP-binding protein translates to MKNMLEIEGLTFRYEDRNVLEDINLQVPKGAFLGLVGPNGSGKSTLLKCILGVLKPKKGSIRLFGIDSKKFKEWNKIGYVSQKANSFNSGFPATVFEVVSMGLVSKKGLFRFLKKEDKEKVKKAIADVGMSEFQNRNIGELSGGQQQRVFIARALVSNPELLILDEPTVGIDVKSVESFYEILEDLNKKLGITLILVTHDMGAVTEKVTHVACLNQHLHFHGNVEKFRELEDAEMSILYGHHVHRLEHDHEHHGRI, encoded by the coding sequence ATGAAGAATATGTTGGAAATAGAAGGATTGACATTTCGGTATGAAGACCGAAATGTGTTAGAAGATATTAATTTGCAAGTTCCCAAGGGAGCTTTTTTAGGTTTGGTTGGGCCAAATGGATCTGGTAAATCGACCTTATTAAAATGTATATTAGGTGTTTTGAAACCGAAAAAAGGGAGTATTCGGTTATTTGGTATTGATAGTAAGAAATTTAAAGAGTGGAATAAAATTGGTTATGTTTCACAAAAGGCTAATAGCTTTAATTCTGGTTTTCCAGCCACTGTCTTTGAAGTCGTTTCGATGGGACTTGTTTCAAAAAAAGGTCTATTTCGTTTCTTGAAGAAAGAAGATAAAGAAAAGGTTAAAAAGGCAATTGCAGATGTAGGAATGAGTGAATTTCAAAATCGTAACATAGGAGAGCTTTCCGGTGGACAACAGCAACGTGTATTTATTGCGCGTGCACTTGTAAGTAACCCGGAATTATTGATTTTGGACGAGCCTACAGTTGGGATTGATGTAAAGAGTGTGGAGAGCTTTTATGAGATACTAGAAGATTTAAATAAAAAACTAGGAATCACATTAATTCTGGTTACACACGATATGGGAGCTGTAACAGAGAAGGTGACGCATGTTGCATGTTTAAATCAGCATTTGCATTTCCATGGAAATGTGGAGAAATTCCGAGAGTTAGAAGATGCAGAAATGTCGATTTTATATGGACATCATGTTCATCGTTTAGAACATGATCATGAGCATCACGGGAGGATATAA
- a CDS encoding Nif3-like dinuclear metal center hexameric protein, whose amino-acid sequence MSKIPNGHEVISLFESMYPKHLAMEGDKIGLQIGALNTPVQHVLIALDVTEEVVEEAIQIGVNVIIAHHPLIFNPLKAIHTDKAYGRIIETCIKNDIAIYAAHTNVDVAKGGVNDLLAEALGLKNTEVLVPTYSEEMKKIVVFVPVTHAEEVRKALGDAGAGNIGNYSHCTFNSEGIGTFMPGESTNPHIGETGRLERVEEVKVETIIPASLERKVVKAILMAHPYEEVAYDVYPLDNKGETLGLGKIGYLQEEMTLGQFANHVKSALDVKGVRVVGNLDDKVRKVAVLGGDGNKYITQAKFKGADVYVTGDMYYHVAHDAMMLGLNIVDPGHNVEKVMKQGVQKQLQQKVDEKKFAVQIHASGLHTDPFTFV is encoded by the coding sequence ATGAGTAAAATTCCAAATGGGCATGAGGTAATTTCTTTATTTGAAAGTATGTATCCAAAGCACCTAGCAATGGAAGGTGACAAGATTGGCTTGCAAATTGGGGCGTTAAATACGCCGGTTCAGCATGTATTGATTGCATTAGATGTTACAGAAGAAGTTGTAGAAGAGGCAATTCAAATAGGAGTGAATGTGATTATTGCACATCATCCTCTTATTTTTAATCCGCTAAAAGCGATTCATACAGATAAGGCGTATGGACGAATTATTGAAACTTGTATCAAAAACGATATTGCTATTTATGCAGCGCATACAAATGTCGATGTAGCAAAAGGTGGAGTGAATGACTTGCTTGCTGAGGCACTAGGATTGAAAAATACAGAAGTGCTTGTTCCGACATACTCGGAAGAAATGAAAAAGATTGTTGTGTTTGTGCCTGTAACGCATGCTGAAGAAGTTCGAAAGGCTCTTGGGGATGCTGGCGCAGGTAATATCGGCAACTATAGCCATTGTACGTTTAATAGTGAAGGGATAGGTACATTTATGCCTGGGGAGAGCACAAACCCTCATATAGGCGAAACTGGGCGGTTAGAGCGTGTGGAAGAGGTAAAGGTTGAAACGATTATTCCAGCTTCACTAGAGCGAAAAGTCGTAAAAGCGATATTAATGGCTCATCCATATGAAGAAGTTGCTTATGATGTGTATCCACTTGATAATAAGGGAGAAACATTGGGGCTTGGTAAGATTGGATATTTACAAGAAGAAATGACATTAGGGCAGTTTGCTAATCATGTGAAATCGGCATTAGATGTAAAAGGAGTACGAGTTGTTGGGAATTTAGACGACAAAGTGCGGAAAGTAGCGGTGCTTGGCGGTGATGGGAATAAATATATTACGCAAGCAAAATTTAAAGGGGCAGATGTATATGTGACAGGTGATATGTATTATCATGTTGCGCATGATGCGATGATGCTCGGATTAAATATTGTGGACCCAGGACATAATGTTGAAAAAGTAATGAAACAAGGTGTGCAAAAGCAATTACAACAAAAAGTGGATGAGAAAAAATTTGCTGTGCAAATTCATGCTTCAGGGTTACATACAGATCCATTTACTTTTGTATAA
- a CDS encoding DUF2624 domain-containing protein, giving the protein MNLIKHIVNKKLNHMTTKELLKYSKEYEVSITTEQAEQIVPLLKGKNVNIYDTGERLELLKKIAKVTSPATAQQINTLFQQLLK; this is encoded by the coding sequence ATGAACCTCATCAAACACATTGTAAACAAAAAATTAAATCATATGACCACAAAAGAATTATTGAAATATAGTAAAGAATACGAAGTTTCCATCACAACTGAACAGGCTGAGCAAATTGTCCCTTTACTAAAAGGAAAAAATGTAAATATTTATGATACGGGAGAAAGACTAGAACTTTTAAAAAAGATTGCGAAGGTAACCTCTCCCGCTACCGCCCAACAAATTAATACGTTATTCCAGCAATTATTAAAATAA
- a CDS encoding metal ABC transporter permease, protein MIQDFLQYDFLRNSLYAGILIGLVAPLIGVFVVIRRMSLIADALSHVTLSGIAASLLLEKTIFTGGFLNPLYMGMIFSIGGALLIEKLRTVYKHYQELAIPIILSAGMGIGVVFISLANGFNTDLFSYLFGSVSAVTSTDLILIGIVAIVVIATIILLYKELFLLSFDEEYAVSTGLRAKWIHFIFIILVALVIAVSMRVVGVLLVSSLMTLPVAASIRIANGFKQTIFFSILFGEVSVVGGLFASYQLDLAPGGTIVMLAVLILIGAILWKKKKTA, encoded by the coding sequence ATGATACAGGATTTTTTACAATATGATTTTTTACGCAATTCTTTATACGCTGGTATTTTAATAGGGCTTGTTGCCCCGTTAATTGGTGTGTTTGTTGTCATTCGTCGCATGTCACTGATTGCAGATGCTTTAAGTCATGTGACATTATCAGGGATTGCCGCAAGTTTGTTACTAGAAAAAACGATTTTTACAGGTGGTTTTTTAAATCCGTTATATATGGGAATGATTTTTTCGATAGGCGGAGCGCTATTAATTGAAAAATTACGTACTGTATATAAGCATTACCAAGAATTAGCGATTCCAATTATTCTTTCAGCAGGGATGGGAATCGGAGTTGTTTTTATTTCGCTTGCGAATGGATTTAATACGGATTTATTTAGTTACTTATTTGGTAGCGTGAGTGCTGTAACAAGCACAGATTTAATTCTTATTGGTATCGTAGCAATCGTTGTTATTGCAACAATCATTTTATTATATAAAGAGTTATTTTTATTATCATTTGACGAAGAATATGCTGTATCAACAGGGCTTCGTGCAAAATGGATCCACTTTATTTTCATTATTTTAGTAGCTCTTGTTATTGCAGTATCTATGCGTGTTGTGGGGGTTCTTCTCGTGTCATCTTTAATGACGTTACCAGTTGCAGCAAGTATCCGTATCGCAAATGGGTTTAAACAAACAATTTTCTTTTCCATTTTATTTGGTGAAGTTTCCGTGGTAGGGGGGCTGTTCGCTTCTTATCAGCTTGATTTAGCCCCAGGTGGTACAATTGTTATGCTAGCGGTTCTTATTTTAATCGGTGCAATTTTATGGAAGAAGAAAAAAACTGCATAA
- a CDS encoding YitT family protein, whose product MEKKQHRKESVMHLLYRLVMIVFGAACAAIAIELFLMPNKIIDGGIIGVSLILDYLTPNIWWLSFSTLVVILNIPFMYSGYKQIGKTFMLSSAFGIVALACIESTLHTFKPFTTEPILATVFGGLILGIGVGLVIRHGGSLDGTEIMGILLTKKLPFSVGEFVMFVNLFIFAWAAFVFGVEQAMYSVMTYYIAFKTIDTVIQGLDETKAVLIVSDQYEEVSNAILHRLGRGTTKLVAKGGYTDKEKEVIYAVVTRLEVTKLKSIVHEIDENAFITIMNTQETNGGKFKSAIH is encoded by the coding sequence ATGGAGAAGAAGCAACATCGAAAAGAAAGTGTTATGCATCTATTGTATCGTTTAGTAATGATCGTCTTCGGTGCGGCATGTGCGGCGATAGCAATTGAACTATTTTTAATGCCAAACAAAATTATTGATGGTGGAATTATTGGTGTTTCCCTCATATTAGATTATCTTACCCCGAACATTTGGTGGTTGAGTTTTTCTACCTTGGTTGTTATCCTCAATATCCCGTTTATGTACTCTGGTTATAAACAAATCGGGAAAACATTCATGTTATCTTCTGCTTTTGGAATTGTGGCTTTAGCATGTATTGAGTCAACATTACATACCTTTAAACCATTTACGACAGAGCCTATTTTAGCAACTGTTTTTGGCGGTCTTATTTTAGGTATCGGTGTAGGGCTTGTTATTCGTCATGGTGGTTCACTGGATGGTACAGAAATTATGGGGATTTTATTAACAAAGAAATTACCGTTTTCTGTCGGTGAATTCGTTATGTTTGTAAATCTATTTATTTTTGCTTGGGCAGCATTTGTATTTGGTGTCGAGCAAGCGATGTATTCTGTTATGACATACTATATCGCTTTTAAAACGATTGATACAGTTATTCAAGGATTGGATGAAACGAAAGCAGTTTTAATTGTATCAGATCAATATGAAGAAGTATCAAATGCAATTTTACACCGCCTTGGTCGTGGGACAACGAAACTTGTTGCTAAAGGTGGTTATACAGATAAAGAAAAAGAGGTAATTTATGCGGTCGTTACACGTCTTGAGGTAACGAAATTAAAATCAATTGTTCATGAAATTGATGAAAATGCCTTTATTACAATTATGAATACGCAAGAAACAAATGGTGGTAAATTTAAATCAGCTATTCATTAA
- the vrrA gene encoding VrrA/YqfQ family protein, which yields MYPKPPMEQMYARQQQPYTPYPIPNLPPMMQKKKGFLAKLFQKHDPTHPFMQMVPPYRQMEGQPMMHQHQQPYMQPSQHMISPQMMPPQMNDQDEMRGSAPVIPSASNGIGGFFSNLISNPTGMLNNIEKVAQVAQSVGPVVQQYGPIVRSIPSIVKILTSGKAATEEPAEAVEVITTPPTPSKKKKKRKIILEPVMEKKPLKEDIPLMAPKPKLYV from the coding sequence ATGTATCCGAAACCCCCTATGGAGCAAATGTATGCAAGGCAGCAGCAACCATACACCCCATATCCCATACCTAATTTACCGCCTATGATGCAAAAAAAGAAAGGATTTCTCGCGAAACTATTCCAAAAGCACGATCCGACTCATCCCTTTATGCAGATGGTTCCTCCCTATCGACAAATGGAAGGACAACCGATGATGCACCAACATCAACAGCCCTATATGCAGCCATCGCAACACATGATATCACCTCAAATGATGCCGCCTCAAATGAACGATCAAGATGAAATGCGCGGCTCAGCACCAGTGATACCTAGCGCTAGCAACGGTATCGGCGGCTTCTTTTCCAATTTAATCTCCAACCCTACTGGCATGTTAAATAACATTGAAAAGGTTGCCCAGGTCGCTCAATCTGTCGGTCCTGTCGTCCAGCAGTATGGACCTATCGTGCGCAGCATACCAAGTATTGTAAAAATTCTCACTTCTGGAAAAGCGGCTACTGAAGAACCAGCGGAAGCGGTAGAAGTAATTACTACACCTCCAACGCCTTCAAAAAAGAAAAAAAAGAGGAAAATCATTTTAGAACCTGTTATGGAAAAGAAACCACTGAAAGAGGATATCCCACTTATGGCACCAAAACCGAAACTATATGTCTAA
- a CDS encoding 4-hydroxy-3-methylbut-2-enyl diphosphate reductase: MKIVKISPRGYCYGVVDAMVIARNAALDKTLPRPIYILGMIVHNKHVTDAFEEDGIITLDGPSRLEILDKIDSGTVIFTAHGVSPEVKQRAKEKGLTTIDATCPDVTKTHDLIETKKAEGYHVIYIGKKGHPEPEGAVGIAPDIVHLIEKVNDLETLEIPTDKILVTNQTTMSQWDVQHLMEDIQKKFPTAEFHKEICLATQVRQEAVAKQADVADLTIVVGDPKSNNSNRLAQVSQEIAGTKAYRVADVSEIQLEWLQGIENVAVTAGASTPTPITKEVIAFLEQYDPMNPATWERKRNVPLQKILPRVKAKKQQ; this comes from the coding sequence ATGAAAATTGTTAAAATTTCCCCTCGTGGTTATTGCTACGGTGTTGTTGATGCGATGGTTATTGCACGCAACGCCGCACTAGATAAAACATTACCGAGACCCATTTATATTTTAGGTATGATTGTTCACAACAAGCATGTAACAGATGCTTTCGAAGAAGATGGTATCATTACATTAGATGGTCCAAGTCGATTAGAGATTTTAGACAAAATTGATTCTGGTACTGTTATTTTCACAGCACACGGTGTTTCTCCAGAAGTTAAACAACGTGCAAAAGAAAAAGGGTTAACGACAATCGATGCAACATGTCCAGATGTTACGAAAACACATGACCTTATTGAAACAAAAAAAGCAGAAGGATACCATGTGATTTACATTGGTAAAAAGGGACATCCAGAACCAGAAGGCGCCGTCGGTATTGCACCTGATATCGTCCATCTCATTGAAAAGGTAAATGATTTGGAAACACTCGAAATCCCGACAGATAAAATTTTAGTTACAAATCAAACAACAATGAGCCAATGGGACGTTCAGCACCTGATGGAAGACATTCAGAAAAAATTCCCAACAGCTGAATTTCACAAAGAAATTTGTTTAGCGACACAAGTTCGTCAAGAAGCGGTTGCGAAGCAAGCAGATGTAGCTGATTTAACAATTGTTGTTGGTGACCCTAAAAGTAATAACTCAAACCGTTTAGCCCAAGTATCACAAGAGATTGCTGGTACAAAGGCATACCGCGTTGCAGATGTAAGCGAAATTCAATTAGAGTGGCTGCAAGGTATCGAAAATGTCGCTGTTACTGCAGGGGCATCTACACCAACACCAATTACGAAAGAAGTAATCGCCTTTTTAGAACAGTACGATCCGATGAACCCAGCAACTTGGGAACGTAAACGAAACGTACCACTTCAAAAAATCTTGCCGCGTGTAAAGGCAAAAAAACAACAATAA
- a CDS encoding tRNA (adenine(22)-N(1))-methyltransferase TrmK: protein MNEVKLSKRLEEVVREIPVGSTVADIGSDHAYLPCYTIINNIATKAVAGEVVDGPFRSAQATVVESGLQEKVDVRKGNGLAVIAPGEVDVITIAGMGGALIRDILESGKEKLNGVTRLILQPNIAAHHIREWFIENNWELIHEKIIKEDGKIYEILVGEKGNPLAPYSENKQAELFIGPFLLKEKNDAFIEKWEGESKNFQNILKQLERAVNSEDTKAKRNEVVEKMKMIGEVLS, encoded by the coding sequence ATGAATGAAGTGAAGCTTTCAAAAAGATTAGAAGAAGTAGTGCGGGAAATTCCGGTAGGATCTACAGTTGCAGATATTGGCTCTGATCATGCGTACTTACCGTGTTATACAATTATAAATAATATTGCTACAAAAGCTGTAGCGGGAGAAGTGGTGGATGGACCGTTCCGTTCGGCACAGGCTACAGTAGTTGAGAGTGGTTTGCAAGAAAAGGTAGATGTTCGTAAAGGGAATGGTTTAGCTGTTATTGCACCAGGGGAAGTCGACGTGATTACGATTGCTGGTATGGGTGGAGCGCTAATTCGGGATATTTTAGAAAGTGGAAAAGAAAAACTAAATGGTGTAACACGTTTAATTTTACAACCGAATATTGCTGCACATCATATTCGTGAATGGTTTATTGAAAATAACTGGGAGCTTATTCATGAAAAAATTATAAAAGAAGACGGGAAAATTTATGAGATTTTAGTTGGGGAAAAAGGAAATCCTTTAGCACCTTACTCGGAAAATAAACAAGCTGAGCTATTTATTGGGCCATTTTTGCTGAAGGAAAAGAATGATGCTTTTATTGAAAAATGGGAAGGTGAATCGAAAAACTTCCAAAATATCTTGAAGCAACTAGAACGGGCAGTAAATTCGGAAGATACAAAAGCGAAACGAAATGAAGTAGTAGAGAAAATGAAAATGATAGGAGAGGTTTTATCATGA
- the rpoD gene encoding RNA polymerase sigma factor RpoD yields MADKPARSKQIETDMTLEQVKEQLTELGKKRGVLTYEEIAERMNGFEIESDQMDEYYEYLGEQGIDLVGDNDEGPNTHQITKTEEEFDLNDLSVPPGVKINDPVRMYLKEIGRVDLLSAEEEIRLATRIEEGDEEAKRRLAEANLRLVVSIAKRYVGRGMLFLDLIQEGNMGLIKAVEKFDYRKGFKFSTYATWWIRQAITRAIADQARTIRIPVHMVETINKLIRVQRQLLQDLGREPSPEEIGEEMDLAPEKVREILKIAQEPVSLETPIGEEDDSHLGDFIEDQEATSPADHAAYELLKEQLEDVLDTLTDREENVLRLRFGLDDGRTRTLEEVGKVFGVTRERIRQIEAKALRKLRHPSRSKRLKDFLE; encoded by the coding sequence ATGGCTGATAAACCAGCTCGTTCTAAACAAATTGAAACTGATATGACTCTTGAGCAAGTGAAAGAACAACTCACTGAGCTCGGAAAAAAACGTGGCGTTCTTACATATGAAGAGATTGCAGAACGCATGAATGGATTTGAAATTGAATCCGATCAAATGGATGAGTATTATGAATACTTAGGTGAACAAGGAATTGATTTAGTTGGTGACAACGATGAAGGTCCAAATACTCACCAAATCACAAAGACAGAAGAAGAATTCGATTTAAATGATTTAAGTGTGCCACCAGGTGTAAAAATCAATGATCCTGTTCGCATGTATTTAAAAGAAATCGGCCGTGTCGACCTACTATCTGCTGAAGAAGAAATTCGACTTGCAACACGCATTGAAGAAGGTGATGAAGAAGCGAAGCGCCGTCTTGCAGAAGCGAATTTACGTCTTGTTGTAAGTATTGCAAAACGATATGTAGGCCGTGGTATGCTCTTCTTAGACTTAATTCAAGAAGGGAACATGGGTCTAATTAAAGCTGTTGAAAAGTTTGATTATCGCAAAGGTTTTAAATTTAGTACGTATGCAACTTGGTGGATTCGCCAAGCGATTACACGTGCCATTGCAGACCAAGCGAGAACAATTCGTATTCCGGTTCATATGGTTGAAACAATTAATAAATTAATCCGTGTACAGCGTCAATTGTTACAAGATTTAGGACGTGAGCCATCTCCAGAAGAGATTGGAGAAGAAATGGATCTTGCTCCAGAAAAAGTACGCGAAATCTTAAAGATTGCACAGGAGCCAGTTTCTCTTGAAACACCAATTGGTGAAGAGGACGACTCGCATTTAGGTGATTTCATTGAAGACCAGGAAGCAACATCACCTGCGGACCATGCAGCGTATGAGTTGCTAAAAGAACAGTTAGAAGATGTGTTAGACACACTAACAGATCGAGAAGAGAATGTTCTACGTCTTCGTTTCGGTTTGGATGATGGACGAACTCGTACGCTTGAAGAAGTTGGGAAAGTATTCGGCGTAACGAGAGAGCGTATTCGTCAAATTGAAGCAAAAGCGCTTCGTAAATTAAGACATCCAAGCCGTAGCAAACGTCTAAAAGATTTCTTAGAATAG
- the cccA gene encoding cytochrome c550 — MKRNPLIPFALIAVIGIVIMFVFSFEGLYKSKELADAKNGGKPAQTASKPEDIVKQSCTSCHGDQLQGAVGPNLQKIGGKLSKDEIKDVIVNGKGNMPKNLVPADQASKVADWLSKKK; from the coding sequence ATGAAACGTAATCCGTTGATTCCGTTTGCACTCATTGCTGTAATAGGGATTGTTATTATGTTTGTATTTTCGTTTGAGGGGTTATATAAATCTAAAGAGCTAGCCGATGCGAAAAATGGGGGGAAACCAGCACAAACGGCTTCGAAACCAGAAGATATTGTGAAACAGAGTTGTACGAGCTGTCATGGCGATCAGTTGCAAGGTGCAGTAGGACCTAATTTACAAAAAATTGGCGGGAAACTTTCCAAAGATGAAATTAAAGACGTAATTGTAAACGGAAAGGGAAATATGCCGAAGAATTTAGTTCCAGCAGATCAAGCTTCTAAAGTAGCTGATTGGTTATCTAAGAAAAAATAA